A genomic window from Algoriphagus sp. Y33 includes:
- a CDS encoding cytochrome c oxidase subunit 3, with amino-acid sequence MTKLKQQLTLFQRIERLHPYETLLYLGMIGSGLIFLFLTFAFLLSSRDLLAGMNQTMPIVFLISTFLLVVSGFSATSIKIAYHEENTDQLLRPLRNTVVLGLAFTFLQVIGWFELKSKGIEFTGIPSGSFLYVLSGIHIFHLLGAMIFALILYFQLDKSRKDEIQKLILHTNPFEKMRVRLFTFYWHFMDGIWLILFLLFVLSF; translated from the coding sequence ATGACAAAATTAAAGCAACAACTAACCCTGTTTCAGCGGATTGAACGGCTACATCCATACGAAACGCTCCTCTATTTGGGAATGATCGGGAGTGGGCTGATATTTTTATTCCTGACTTTTGCTTTTCTCCTTTCCTCACGAGATCTCCTTGCCGGTATGAATCAGACAATGCCCATTGTCTTTCTGATTTCCACTTTTTTGCTGGTTGTAAGTGGGTTTTCGGCAACATCCATTAAAATTGCTTACCACGAAGAAAACACTGATCAACTACTTAGGCCGCTAAGAAATACGGTTGTTCTGGGATTGGCATTTACTTTCTTGCAGGTAATTGGATGGTTTGAATTAAAATCCAAAGGCATAGAATTCACAGGTATTCCAAGCGGTAGTTTTTTATACGTACTGAGCGGTATACATATTTTCCACCTGTTGGGAGCGATGATTTTTGCGCTGATTCTGTATTTCCAACTGGACAAAAGCAGAAAGGATGAAATTCAAAAACTAATCCTTCACACCAATCCATTTGAGAAAATGCGTGTTCGCTTATTCACCTTTTACTGGCATTTCATGGACGGTATTTGGCTTATTCTCTTTCTTTTATTTGTCTTAAGCTTCTGA
- a CDS encoding Fur family transcriptional regulator, with product MADKALIEKAKKIFENFLTKQGSRKTPERFSVIDELYSLPEDEHMDVEGLFLSMRNKGYTISRATIYNTLDLLVESGLAVKHQFKDKVALYEQALTYKHHDHHVCNQCRKIREFSDPKINEIKEEIGKAFRSSIKSHSLVLYGDCEIENCENLEVI from the coding sequence ATGGCAGACAAGGCCCTCATAGAAAAGGCTAAAAAAATCTTTGAAAACTTCCTTACAAAGCAGGGAAGCAGGAAAACTCCTGAAAGATTTTCAGTAATAGACGAACTTTACTCTCTTCCGGAAGATGAGCACATGGATGTGGAAGGATTATTCTTGAGCATGAGAAACAAGGGATATACCATCAGCCGTGCTACCATTTACAATACGCTGGACTTACTGGTGGAGAGTGGGTTGGCAGTAAAACACCAATTCAAAGATAAGGTAGCGCTTTACGAGCAAGCACTGACTTACAAGCATCATGATCACCATGTATGTAATCAATGCCGGAAGATTAGGGAATTTTCTGATCCCAAAATCAACGAGATCAAAGAAGAAATAGGCAAGGCTTTTAGATCATCCATCAAAAGTCACTCGCTCGTGCTGTATGGGGATTGTGAAATAGAAAATTGCGAAAATCTGGAAGTGATTTAA